The proteins below come from a single Vidua chalybeata isolate OUT-0048 chromosome 1, bVidCha1 merged haplotype, whole genome shotgun sequence genomic window:
- the LOC128792006 gene encoding sphingomyelin phosphodiesterase 5-like, which produces MSEPVVVAMAACGGCAYCARASEPDRGDPQDTPMPWPPPSTLPDAPFPSRTLAAVAAVAEALLTPGYWALDRLLALQPTTAQRARWRRHRAGRCLAVGARLLAAPALLLALLLALPPALLGLLLWLPAQAKRRPFVHQHVATAPAAEPWDPRRARGFTFLTANLCLLPSGLARFSNLGGTRRRAALIARLLAPGAPAEPSGHRRGLLEPRHGQGGGYGGTLSTAARGQPGGDSRVDPWMVASPAAPVASTMPWSEMPMANPTPMTNPWPTIDSVPTLELPMTNPTLGPAPSPVTSPGPERPIPLPDPMPPVLTDHIPPDTDFVCLQEVFDATAATTLRQQLSHRFPHVLWGVGPGGLRCGQLRVMGSGLVLGSRFPLLAARFHPFPNGAREDALANKGLLVAQVLLGTGRGRRIVGYLGCTHLQAPAPDATIRDVQLSLVLRWLREFRREQERPGDLVAFDVFCGDLNFDNCSQGDALNQQHPLFKEFWDPARRGSGQDQPWAIGTLLDCLKIYEEPVSTPEKMRRTLSQPWGRERFLAGPILSCGALDTKAPRPWQGRRVDRALLRRDPALATEVTGFSVITQLATLSDHLPVALRLRLGPADL; this is translated from the exons ATGAGCGAGCCGGTGGTGGTGGCCATGGCGGCGTGCGGAG GCTGTGCCTACTGCGCCCGAGCCTCCGAACCGGACCGGGGGGACCCCCAGGACACCCCGATGCCGTGGCCACCCCCGTCCACTCTGCCGGACGCGCCCTTCCCCAGCCGGACCCTGGCCGCGGTGGCCGCGGTGGCCGAGGCGCTGCTGACCCCCGGCTACTGGGCTCTGGACcggctgctggccctgcagcccaCCACGGCCCAGCGGGCACGCTGGCGGCGGCACCGGGCCGGGCGCTGCCTCGCCGTGGGCGCGCGGCTGCTGGCGGCGCCGGCgctgctgctggcgctgctgctGGCGCTGCCGCCGgccctcctggggctgctgctgtggctcccGGCGCAGGCCAAGCGCCGGCCCTTCGTCCACCAGCACGTGGCCACCGCGCCCGCGGCCGAGCCCTGGGACCCGCGGCGAGCCCGCGGCTTCACCTTCCTGACCGCCaacctgtgcctgctgcccagCGGCCTGGCTCGCTTCAGCAACCTGGGCGGCACGCGGCGGCGCGCGGCGCTCATCGCCCGGCTCCTGGCGCCCGGAGCGCCGGCGGAACCTTCCGGGCACCGCCGCGGGCTGCTGGAGCCGCGGCACGGCCAGGGCGGGGGCTACGGGGGCACGCTCAGCACTGCGGCTCGGGGGCAGCCGGGCGGCGATTCCAGGGTGGACCCGTGGATGGTGGCCAGTCCGGCAGCACCGGTGGCCAGCACGATGCCGTGGTCGGAGATGCCGATGG CCAACCCAACACCGATGACCAACCCTTGGCCAACCATTGACTCGGTGCCAACGCTGGAGTTGCCGATGACCAACCCAACCTTGGGACCTGCCCCATCACCAGTGACCAGCCCGGGGCCGGAGCGGCCGATCCCGCTGCCCGACCCGATGCCCCCGGTGCTGACCGACCACATCCCGCCGGACACCGACTTCGTGTGCCTGCAGGAGGTGTTCGATGCCACCGCGGCCACCACCCTGcgccagcagctcagccaccGCTTCCCGCACGTGCTGTGGGGGGTGGGCCCGGGGGGGCTGCGCTGTGGCCAGCTGCGGGTGATGGGCAGTGGCCTGGTCCTGGGCAGCCGCTTCCCGCTGCTGGCCGCCCGCTTCCACCCCTTCCCCAACGGCGCCCGCGAGGACGCGCTGGCCAACAaggggctgctggtggcacag gtgctgctggggaCGGGGCGAGGCCGGCGCATCGTGGGCTACCTGGGCTGCACCCACCTGCAGGCCCCCGCCC ccgATGCCACCATCCGTGACGTGCAGCTGTCCCTGGTGCTCCGGTGGCTCCGGGAGTTCCGGCGGGAGCAGGAGCGGCCTGGGGACCTGGTGGCCTTCGATGTCTTCTGCGGGGACCTCAACTTCGACAACTGCTcccagg GTGACGCCCTGAACCAGCAGCACCCCCTGTTCAAGGAGTTCTGGGACCCCGCGCGCCGCGGATCGGGCCAGGACCAGCCCTGGGCCATCG ggacGCTGCTCGACTGCCTCAAGATCTACGAGGAGCCCGTGTCCACCCCTGAGAAGATGAGGag gacgctgtcccagccctggggacgCGAGCGGTTCCTGGCGGGTCCCATCCTGTCCTGCGGGGCCCTGGACACGAAGGCCCCGCGGCCGTGGCAGGGCCGGAGAGTGGACAGAGCGCTGCTGCGGAGGGACCCCGCGCTGGCCACC